The Armatimonadota bacterium genome segment GGCGCTCGGGCATAAAGTAGAAAGATTCGAGGACTTCAATGCCGCCGGAAGAGAACGGGTTAGCCCGTGAAGCCACTCATCGCGAACATCGCCGCCGTGAACTGGGACGCCAGGTGCGCGACGACGAGGCACGAGCTGTAGCCAAGTTCGTCCGCGTACCGCCCCGCAAGGCGCGTTTGGTAATCGATGAGGTACGCGGACTGTACGCCACCGACGCGATCGTATTCCTGCGGTTTATTCCAAACCGCGCCGCGCAGTACATTCAGCGCGTGGTGGCATCGGCTATTGCCAATGCCGCACGGAATCATGACCTTCAGCCTGAACGGCTGAAGGTCGTGGAGGCACGCGTCGATGAAGGACCGCGGCAAAAGCGCGTTCAGCCACGGGCACAGGGCCGCGCTTATCGGATTCTCAAGCGCACGAGCCATATTACAATCGTCGTACGGCAGGTAGAGCCGAAGCCGGCGAAGCCGCGAAAAGTTGAAACGGGAGGACGCGCTGCGGCTGCGCGCCAGGCGAAAGGCACAACGGCAGCTCCTGCCGCTCACGCGGCGTCGCCGGCACGCACCCGGAAAGCGCCGGCACCGGCCGTGAAAGCGGAGGCAGCGGCAGAAGCCGCCGTCATGGAGGCGCCGGCGGTTGTAGAAACTGTCGTTGAGCAGCCGGTTACGGCAACACCGATCGGCGCCGAGGCGCACGAGCAGGCGAACGAGAGCGTTGTGCAGGAAGACCATGGCGAGAGTGACGCAACCGAGGCGGATGCGTAAGCTGAGCGTGCGAAAGGACTAGCGAATTGGGCCAAAAGGTTCATCCCATCGGGTTTCGGGTTGGAGTCTTCGTCGATGCGCAGAGCAAATGGTACGCGCCACCGCGCGGCTGTGCCGATGCCGTTTACGAAGACTGGAAGATCCGCGACTACGTTAAAAAGCATCTTCCGAATGCCGCGATCTCCCGGGTTACGTTGGAGAAGGCGTCCAACCGAATAACCGTCACGCTCCATTCTGCCAAGGCCGGCATGATCATCGGCCGCGGAGGCAAGGGTATCGATGAACTGAAGGCTGCGCTGGATAAGCTGACGGGGAAACTGGTCTATGTTCGCGTGTCGGAGATCAAATACCCCGACATCGATGCACAGCTGGTGGCCGAGTCGGTGGCGCAGCAGATCGAAAAGCGGATCGCCTACAAGCGGGCGATGCGACAAGCAATCATGAGGGCCATGAAGCTTGGAGTGAAGGGTATCCGCATCATGTGCGCCGGTCGCCTTGCAGGAGCCGAAATGGCGCGGCGTGAGCAGGATAGGCAGGGGCAGATACCGCTTCACACGCTTCGCGCCGACATCGACTACGGCTTTACAGAGGCCGCGACCACATATGGCAATATCGGGATCAAGGTTTGGATCTACAAGCGCGATCTCCTTCCGGGGCAGCCGCGGGAATCCGACGCGGACCTTGCCCGCTCATTCCGCCCTGAGGGCCGGGCAGATCGGTCGTCCGAACGATCGGACCGCGGTCGGCGAGGCGCCCGCGGCGGTCGGCCAAGGCCGGCGATGACGCCACGGTCTGCTTCACCGGCGGAAACTGCAGCACCGGCTGCGCCATCGACATCTGCTGAGTCTCCGTCTCCCGAAGCGCCGGCAGCCGGTTAAGGAGTATCCAACATGTTGATGCCAAAGCGGGTCAAACATCGAAAACAGCACCGCGGTCGCCGCGCGGGCACGGCTCATTCCGGAAACGTGGTGAGCTTCGGCGACTACGGACTGCAGGCTCTTGAAGCCTGTTGGATGACCGCTAATCAGATCGAAGCGGCTCGTATCGCCATGAACCGGTACGTTCGGCGAAACGGCAAAATCTGGATCCGCATCTTTCCGGACAAACCGTTTACCAAAAAGCCCGCCGAAACTCGCATGGGTTCCGGCAAAGGCGCTCCCGAAGGCTGGGTAGCAGTGGTCAAGCCGGGACGCGTGCTCTTTGAGATGGGTGGCGTAACCGAGGAGTTGGCGCGCGAGGCAATGCGGCTCGCGTCGCACAAACTTCCGATTGATACTCGGTTCGTCATGCGCGAGACGGCCGGAGTCGCCTCTTCGCCGGAAACCGAATCGGCAGACGGAGAGTAATCGAGTGGCAAATGAGAAGAAGAAGGACCTGCGGCTTCAACTGCGGCAGGTAACCGACGATGAACTGTGGCTGGAAGTATCCAAGCTGCGCCGGTCTCTCTATGACCTGCGGCGCAAGCACGTGATGCGCCAATTGGAAGATGTTAACGCTATCAGACGTACGCGCCGACAGATTGCGCGTGCACTGACGCTTCTCCGTGAGCGAGAGCTCACCGGAACAGGACCGGCATGATCGAAGAAAACGTGAACGAAGACCAAGTACCCGTTGAGCACGACAGTCCCGTTGTGGCAGAGCTGTCCGCGGCCGCAGCAGCATCGGAAGTCGTCGAGTCGCCTGAGAGGTTGGTGGCAGCAGAACCGGCGGTTGACACTGCCGATGTACTGGCAGCCTCCCAGCCTGAGGCTGACACCGGCGACGCCGCAGCCGTAGCGGAGCCTGAGGCAGATACCGCGGACGTGGTGTCGGTGGCGCCGCACGAACCGGAGCCAGCGGCCGTTGCGGCTGCGCCGGCTCCGCCGCGCAAAGCCGGCTCGGGACGGAAGCCTGTTGCCAATAAGCAGCCACCAGCGCCCGCCGTTGCCGCGCCGAAGCCAACCCTTGCTGCCGCCACGGGCGAACGCGGCCGACGCAAGGTGCGCCAGGGCCGAGTGGTGAGCGATAAGATGGAGAAGACGGTGATTGTGCTCGTTGAAACGCGAGTGCGACATCCGCTCTACGGCAAAATCATGCGGCAAAGCAGCCGGCTGTACGCACATGACGAACTTGCCAGCGCGGCCGGCGATACCGTGGAGGTAATGGAAACCCGGCCGCTTTCCAAACTGAAGCGCTGGCGCGTAACACGCATTGTTGAGAGGGCAAAGTAGCGGCGAGCCTGAACCGGCGATTCGCTTGGCGATATTTCGATGATCCAACCCTACACAAGATTGAAGTGTGCCGATAACTCCGGCGCACGCGAGATACTCTGCATCCGTGTGCTGAAAGGCTCCAACACGCGCTACGCCTTCGTCGGTGACGTGATTGTGGGAGTTGTCAAGTCGGCCACGCCGAACCAGCAGGTAAAGAAGAGCGACGTTGTCAAGTGCGTGGTCGTGCGCACCAGGCATCCTATCCGGCGCCCCGATGGCTCCGTGCTGCGATTCGACGACAATGCTGCCGTGGTGATCCAGCCGAATCTGGAGCCGCGCGGAACGCGTATCTTCGGTCCCGTAGCTCGCGAGTTACGCGACCACGACTTTATGAAGATCATTTCGCTTGCTCCTGAGGTGCTATAGATGCCACTGCCGAAGCCATCCATGCCGAATAAGCCGGTCCGCTTGCGCGTACACAAAGGCGATACGGTTCAGGTAATAACCGGCAAGGACGTAACCAAACGCGGCGAAGTTCTCGCCGCCTACCCAAAACGCAACCAGGTGCTGGTAAAGGGCGTGAATATGATCACGCGCCACACCAAAGATCGCCAGACCAACCGGCCAGGGGCGTTTGGAGGCAGCGAGGTGGTGAAGGGCGGGCGGGTTGAGAAAGAGGCGCCGATGCTCGCCTGCAAGGTGATGGTCGTGTGCCCTAGTTGCCATAAGCCTACGCGCGTAGGGTTGGCCTTTCGTGATGGCGCCGACAAGCCCGCGCGCCGGAAGTATCGCGTATGCAAACATCCCGAGTGTGGCAAGCCACTGGATGCACGCTGAATTGCTGGCTCGGCGTAACGACGCCAACGGAGACGAAGACCACTTATGCCACGGTTGAAGGATCGGTACACGCAAGAGATT includes the following:
- the rplP gene encoding 50S ribosomal protein L16; translation: MLMPKRVKHRKQHRGRRAGTAHSGNVVSFGDYGLQALEACWMTANQIEAARIAMNRYVRRNGKIWIRIFPDKPFTKKPAETRMGSGKGAPEGWVAVVKPGRVLFEMGGVTEELAREAMRLASHKLPIDTRFVMRETAGVASSPETESADGE
- the rpsQ gene encoding 30S ribosomal protein S17, translating into MIEENVNEDQVPVEHDSPVVAELSAAAAASEVVESPERLVAAEPAVDTADVLAASQPEADTGDAAAVAEPEADTADVVSVAPHEPEPAAVAAAPAPPRKAGSGRKPVANKQPPAPAVAAPKPTLAAATGERGRRKVRQGRVVSDKMEKTVIVLVETRVRHPLYGKIMRQSSRLYAHDELASAAGDTVEVMETRPLSKLKRWRVTRIVERAK
- the rplX gene encoding 50S ribosomal protein L24; protein product: MPNKPVRLRVHKGDTVQVITGKDVTKRGEVLAAYPKRNQVLVKGVNMITRHTKDRQTNRPGAFGGSEVVKGGRVEKEAPMLACKVMVVCPSCHKPTRVGLAFRDGADKPARRKYRVCKHPECGKPLDAR
- the rplV gene encoding 50S ribosomal protein L22; amino-acid sequence: MPPEENGLAREATHREHRRRELGRQVRDDEARAVAKFVRVPPRKARLVIDEVRGLYATDAIVFLRFIPNRAAQYIQRVVASAIANAARNHDLQPERLKVVEARVDEGPRQKRVQPRAQGRAYRILKRTSHITIVVRQVEPKPAKPRKVETGGRAAAARQAKGTTAAPAAHAASPARTRKAPAPAVKAEAAAEAAVMEAPAVVETVVEQPVTATPIGAEAHEQANESVVQEDHGESDATEADA
- the rpmC gene encoding 50S ribosomal protein L29 gives rise to the protein MRLQLRQVTDDELWLEVSKLRRSLYDLRRKHVMRQLEDVNAIRRTRRQIARALTLLRERELTGTGPA
- the rplN gene encoding 50S ribosomal protein L14; the encoded protein is MIQPYTRLKCADNSGAREILCIRVLKGSNTRYAFVGDVIVGVVKSATPNQQVKKSDVVKCVVVRTRHPIRRPDGSVLRFDDNAAVVIQPNLEPRGTRIFGPVARELRDHDFMKIISLAPEVL
- the rpsC gene encoding 30S ribosomal protein S3, with protein sequence MGQKVHPIGFRVGVFVDAQSKWYAPPRGCADAVYEDWKIRDYVKKHLPNAAISRVTLEKASNRITVTLHSAKAGMIIGRGGKGIDELKAALDKLTGKLVYVRVSEIKYPDIDAQLVAESVAQQIEKRIAYKRAMRQAIMRAMKLGVKGIRIMCAGRLAGAEMARREQDRQGQIPLHTLRADIDYGFTEAATTYGNIGIKVWIYKRDLLPGQPRESDADLARSFRPEGRADRSSERSDRGRRGARGGRPRPAMTPRSASPAETAAPAAPSTSAESPSPEAPAAG